A single Ziziphus jujuba cultivar Dongzao chromosome 11, ASM3175591v1 DNA region contains:
- the LOC107416332 gene encoding probable UDP-N-acetylglucosamine--peptide N-acetylglucosaminyltransferase SPINDLY: MAWTDKDVGNGRERDPNGENGFLKGCSQPSSSTSGSVSGVDPAEKSFEVKDVLSYANILRSRNKFVDALALYENILEKDGGNVEAHIGKGICLQMQNMGRLAFDSFAEAIRLDPQNACALTHCGILYKDEGRLVDAAESYQKALKADPSYKPAAECLAIVLTDLGTSLKLAGNTQEGIQKYYDALKVDAHYAPAYYNLGVVYSEMMQYDMALGCYEKAALERPMYAEAYCNMGVIYKNRGDLESAIACYERCLAVSPNFEIAKNNMAIALTDLGTKVKLEGDIDQGIALYKKALYYNWHYADAMYNLGVAYGEMLKFDMAIVFYELAFHFNNHCAEACNNLGVIYKDRDNLDKAVECYQKALTIKPNFSQSLNNLGVVYTVQGKMDAAASMIEKAIIANPTYAEAYNNLGVLYRDAGNISLAVDAYEQCLKIDPDSRNAGQNRLLAMNYINEGHDDKLFEAHRDWGRRFMKLYPQYTSWENPKDPDRPLVIGYVSPDYFTHSVSYFIEAPLAHHDYANYKVVVYSAVVKADAKTIRFREKVLKKGGIWRDIYGVDEKKVASMVREDKVDILVELTGHTANNKLGMMACRPAPLQVTWIGYPNTTGLPTIDYRITDSLADPPDTNQKHVEELVRLPECFLCYTPSPEAGPVSPTPALSNGFITFGSFNNLAKITPKVLQVWARILCAVPNSRLVVKCKPFCCDSVRQRFLTTLEQLGLEPLRVDLLPLILLNHDHMQAYSLMDISLDTFPYAGTTTTCESLYMGVPCVTMAGSVHAHNVGVSLLSKVGLEHLIAKNEDEYVELALQLASDVTALSNLRMSLRELMSKSPVCDGPKFILGLELTYRSMWHRYCKGDVPSLRNMESLEQEVRSDESASKISPESPPGSIKANGFTVAPPSMRNFSPSEENGGSTNLN; encoded by the exons ATGGCATGGACTGATAAAGATGTTGGCAATGGGAGAGAAAGAGACCCAAATGGAGAAAACGGGTTCTTGAAAGGTTGTTCACAGCCTTCTTCTAGTACTAGTGGCTCTGTTTCGGGTGTTGATCCTGCAGAGAAGAGCTTTGAAGTGAAAGATGTTCTTTCTTATGCCAACATTCTCCGTTCAAGGAACAAATTTGTTGATGCTCTTGCCCTTTATGAGAATATCCTCGAGAAAGATGGTGGAAACGTGGAAGCTCACATTGGAAAAGGGATTTGCCTACAGATGCAGAATATGGGAAGGCTTGCTTTTGACAGTTTCGCGGAAGCCATCAGATTGGACCCTCAGAATGCATGTGCCCTCACACATTGTGGTATTTTGTACAAAGACGAGGGTCGCCTAGTGGATGCTGCTGAG TCATACCAAAAGGCTCTGAAAGCAGATCCCTCATATAAACCAGCTGCAGAATGCCTAGCCATTGTATTAACAGATCTTGGAACCAGCTTAAAGCTTGCTGGTAACACTCAGGAGGGAATTCAGAAGTATTATGATGCTTTGAAAGTTGATGCGCACTATGCT CCTGCATATTACAATCTTGGTGTTGTCTACTCTGAAATGATGCAATATGACATGGCTCTTGGTTGTTATGAGAAGGCTGCATTAGAGAGGCCTATGTATGCTGAAGCATATTGCAACATGGGTGTCATTTATAAGAATCGTGGTGACTTGGAGTCTGCTATTGCTTGTTATGAGAG GTGTTTAGCAGTTTCACCAAACTTTGAGATTGCCAAAAACAATATGGCAATAGCTTTGACGGACTTAGGAACAAAG GTTAAATTGGAGGGAGATATTGATCAAGGTATAGCCCTTTATAAAAAGGCTTTGTACTATAATTGGCACTATGCTGATGCTATGTATAATCTTGGAGTTGCTTATGGTGAAATGCTTAAGTTTGACATG GCCATTGTGTTCTATGAACTTGCTTTCCACTTTAATAACCATTGTGCTGAAGCGTGCAACAACTTAGGAGTAATATACAAAGATCGAGACAACCTTGACAAAGCAGTAGAGTGTTATCAG aagGCTTTGACAATTAAACCTAATTTCTCACAGTCATTGAACAATCTTGGTGTCGTCTACACTGTCCAG GGCAAAATGGATGCTGCTGCAAGCATGATTGAGAAAGCGATTATTGCAAATCCTACATATGCAGAAGCGTATAATAATTTGG GGGTTCTTTACAGAGATGCTGGAAATATTTCTCTGGCTGTTGATGCGTATGAGCAATGCCTTAAAATAGATCCTGATTCTCGAAATGCAGGCCAg AATCGATTGCTAGCAATGAACTACATAAATGAAGGACATGATGATAAACTTTTTGAGGCACACAG GGACTGGGGCAGACGCTTTATGAAGTTATATCCTCAATACACTTCATGGGAAAACCCAAAAGACCCAGATCGGCCCCTTGTAATTGGATATGTATCTCCTGATTACTTTACTCATTCTGTATCATATTTTATAGAAGCCCCACTTGCACATCATGACTATGCAAACTACAAGGTTGTAGTTTATTCTGCAGTTGTTAAG GCAGATGCAAAAACCATTAGGTTTAGGGAGAAAGTTTTAAAAAAGGGTGGGATTTGGAGAGACATTTATGGAGTTGATGAAAAGAAGGTTGCGAGCATGGTCAGAGAAGATAAAGTTGATATCTTGGTAGAACTAACTGGACATACAGCTAATAACAAATTGGGAATGATGGCATGTCGACCTGCACCACTTCAG GTGACTTGGATTGGTTATCCAAACACTACTGGTTTGCCAACAATTGATTATAGAATTACTGATTCGCTGGCTGATCCTCCCGATACAAACCAGAA GCATGTTGAGGAGCTAGTTCGATTACCGGAATGCTTCCTTTGTTATACACCATCCCCTGAAGCTGGGCCTGTTTCCCCTACTCCAGCTCTTTCCAATGGCTTTATTACATTTGGTAGCTTTAATAACCTGGCAAAG ATAACGCCTAAAGTGTTGCAAGTTTGGGCAAGGATATTATGTGCCGTTCCAAATTCTCGCCTTGTAGTAAAATGTAAGCCTTTTTGCTGTGATAGTGTGAGACAAAGATTTCTTACAACATTGGAGCAGCTGGGTTTGGAACCACTTCGTGTTGATCTTCTGCCTTTAATTTTACTTAACCACGATCATATGCAGGCCTATTCTCTTATGGACATTag ttTGGATACTTTTCCATATGCTGGGACTACCACAACATGTGAATCTTTGTACATGGGGGTTCCATGTGTTACTATGGCTGGTTCTGTACACGCACACAATGTTGGTGTGAGTCTTCTCAGCAAAGTTG GATTGGAGCATCTGATTGCCAAAAATGAGGACGAATATGTCGAGTTGGCACTGCAGTTGGCCTCTGATGTTACAGCACTGTCAAATTTGAGAATGAGTCTTCGGGAGCTAATGTCTAAGTCCCCCGTTTGTGATGGACCGAAATTTATCCTTGGCTTGGAGTTGACTTACCGGAGCATGTGGCATAGGTACTGTAAAGGTGATGTGCCATCTTTAAGAAACATGGAATCACTTGAACAAGAAGTGCGTTCTGATGAATCAGCTTCCAAAATCTCTCCCGAGAGCCCTCCTGGTTCTATTAAGGCTAATGGATTTACTGTAGCCCCACCATCTATGCGTAATTTTTCCCCTAGTGAAGAAAATGGAGGTTCCACAAACTTAAACTAG
- the LOC107416335 gene encoding mitochondrial fission protein ELM1 produces MRPIRLPEPPTGFSGMPEIFEGGISGVIRRAVVIGNGFAGSENQSIGLVRALGLSGRQSFYRISRPRGGINEWLHWLPVSLHKKFERIVRRIRGLNRVQPLSHGINGLSDVLEADAKQIANMARETFDRDGPLLVVASGRDTIDVASSIKRLAPENVFVVQIQHPRSRLNRFDLVITPRHDYYPLTPHAQAQIPWFLRRWVTPREPPGKNVVLTVGALHQADSAALRSAASAWHDELALLPKPLLVVNIGGPSSNCPYGVDLAKQLASTLHDVLWSCGSVRMSFSRRTPEKVSKILVKEFSTNPKVYIWDGKGSNPHMGHLAWADAFVITADSVSMLSEACSTGKPVYVIGAERCTWKFADFQKSLQEQRVVRPFTSQEDISNSWSYSPLNDTAEAANRVNMALAERGWRIRT; encoded by the exons ATGAGGCCAATCAGGCTTCCCGAACCTCCCACCGGATTTTCGGGCATGCCTGAGATCTTCGAAGGTGGGATTTCCGGCGTTATCAGACGCGCCGTCGTCATCGGAAACGGTTTTGCCGGCTCCGAGAACCAGAGCATTGGTTTGGTTCGAGCGCTTGGCCTCTCAGGTCGGCAATCCTTTTAC CGTATCAGTAGGCCGAGAGGAGGAATCAACGAATGGCTTCACTGGCTTCCAGTTTCTCTGCACAAGAAATTTGAGCGTATCGTCCGGCGAATTCGAGGACTGAACCGAGTTCAACCTCTTTCACATGGAATCAATG GCCTATCTGATGTTTTGGAAGCTGATGCAAAGCAGATTGCAAATATGGCTCGTGAAACTTTTGACAG GGATGGCCCATTGCTAGTGGTTGCTTCTGGCAGGGATACTATTGACGTTGCAAGCTCCATAAAACGTTTAGCCCCggaaaatgtttttgttgtgCAG ATACAGCATCCAAGGTCACGTCTAAATAGGTTTGATTTGGTGATAACTCCCCGTCATGATTATTATCCATTGACTCCTCATGCACAGGCGCAAATTCCTTGGTTTCTGAGAAGGTGGGTTACTCCCCGTGAACCACCAGGAAAAAATGTG GTTCTCACTGTTGGAGCCCTTCATCAAGCTGATTCTGCTGCACTAAGGAGTGCTGCTTCTGCTTGGCATGATGAGTTGGCACTGCTTCCCAAACCTTTGCTCGTAGTTAATATTGGTGGACCTTCAA gcAACTGTCCATATGGTGTTGATCTTGCAAAACAGTTAGCATCTACACTACATGATGTTCTTTGGAGCTGTGGAAGTGTGAGAATGTCTTTCTCTCGAAGAACTCCTGAGAAG GTGTCAAAAATTTTGGTGAAAGAATTCAGTACAAATCCTAAAGTGTACATTTGGGATGGCAAAG GTTCAAATCCACATATGGGACATCTAGCCTGGGCTGATGCTTTTGTCATCACTGCTGATTCAGTCAGTATGCTGAGTGAGGCTTGCAGCACTGG CAAGCCTGTTTATGTGATTGGAGCGGAGCGTTGTACATGGAAGTTTGCAGACTTTCAGAAGTCTCTGCAGGAACAACGTGTGGTCAGACCATTTACTAGCCAAGAGGAT
- the LOC107416336 gene encoding peptidyl-prolyl cis-trans isomerase CYP18-2 translates to MWASAEGGAQEVTLETSMGSFTVELYYKHAPRTCRNFLELSRRGYYNNVIFHRIIKDFIVQGGDPSGTGRGGDSIYGKHFDDEIKPELKHTGAGILSMANAGPNTNGSQFFITLAPCPSLDGKHTIFGRVCKGMEIIKRLGSVQTDNSDRPIHAVKILRTSVKD, encoded by the exons ATGTGGGCAAGTGCAGAAGGAGGGGCACAGGAGGTGACCCTAGAGACCTCCATGGGTTCTTTCACCGTTGAG CTGTACTACAAACACGCACCGAGAACTTGCAGAAACTTCCTTGAGCTCTCTCGCAGAGGTTATTACAACAATGTCATATTCCACCGAATCATcaag GATTTTATAGTGCAAGGTGGGGATCCATCGGGGACTGGAAGAGGTGGAGATTCTATCTATGG taagcATTTTGATGATGAAATAAAACCAGAGTTGAAGCATACTGGAGCTGGTATTTTATCCATGGCAAATGCTGGTCCAAATACTAATGGAAGCCAGTTCTTTATTACCTTGGCACCTTGTCCGTCTCTTGATG GAAAACACACAATATTTGGACGAGTGTGTAAAGGAATGGAAATCATCAAAAGGCTTGGTAGTGTCCAAACTGATAACAGTGATAG ACCCATCCATGCTGTGAAGATACTACGGACGTCTGTTAAAGATTAG